From the genome of Rhizobium oryzihabitans:
AACTTGCGAGCAAGGCCACCAGCCTTGAAGGGCTGGTGAGTTCGCTCGAAGGCGAGATTACTTCGGTACGGGAAGCGATGGAAAAGGCGCGTGCGGAAGAGCAGCGCATTGCCCGTCTTTCCGAGGCGGAACGCGAAAAAGGGCGTGCCGCGGCCGAGGCGGGAATGCCCGATAAAAACCGTATTGCCCCCGCATATCCCTTCGCAAGTTTGAAGGGAAAGCTGGAGGTTCCGGTTGCGGGCGAGGTGCTTCGGCGCTTTGGCGATGCTGATGGTACGGGCCACTTTTCCAAGGGAATTGTCGTCGCGAGTGGACCGGAAGCCATCGTGACGGCGCCTGCAGACGGCTTTGTGGTGTTTGCCGGAGATTTTCGCAGTTACGGCCGAATGATCATCCTCAATACGGGTGATGGATATCATGTGGTGATGACGGGCATGGACAATGTGAGGACGCGGCAGGGAATGTTTGTGTTCTCCGGAGAGCCCATCGCCTCCATGGGTGCAAAAAGAGTAGCGAGTGCAGCAGCATTGGCGCTGGAAACCGACAGGCCAACGCTCTACATTGAGTTCAGGAAAGATGGTGTGCCGGTTGATTCCCAACCGTGGTGGACCGCAAAAAATACCGGAAGGGCGCACAATGATTCGTAAGGTTTCGCTTCTCCTTATCGGTGGGCTTATGGGCGCCACGGCGATGAGCGTGATTTATTCGGCGAGCATGCCGGCACAGGCGGCCGGGCCTTCGACCTATAAGGAATTGTCGATCTTTGGCGACGTGTTCGAGCGTGTGCGTGCACAATATGTGACGCCGCCGGATGACGAGAAGCTGGTGGAAAATGCCATCAACGGCATGCTGAGCTCGCTCGATCCGCATTCGAGCTTCATGAATGCCAAGGATGCCAACGATATGCGCACCCAGACAAAGGGTGAGTTTGGCGGTCTCGGCATCGAAGTGACCATGGAAAACGAGCTGGTCAAGGTCATCACGCCGATCGACGACACGCCGGCTTCCCGCGCGGGCATTCTCTCCGGCGACTTCATTTCCGAAATTGACGGTACGCCGGTTCGCGGCCTGAAGCTGGAGCAGGCGGTCGAAAAGATGCGCGGCGCGGTCAAGACGCCGATCAAGCTGACGATCATCCGTCAGGGCGCCGACAAGCCGCTCGAATTCACCGTCATGCGTGATGTCATTGCCGTTCGTGCGGTGAAGTCTCGCGTCGAGGGCGACAATGTCGGTTATCTGCGCGTCATCTCCTTTACCGAGAAGACCTATGACGATCTCGAAAAGGCGATCAAGAAGATCAAGGCGGATGTGCCGGCCGACAAGCTGAAGGGCTATGTGCTCGACCTGCGTCTCAACCCGGGTGGTCTGCTCGATCAGGCGATCAATGTCTCGGACGCTTTCCTTGAGCGTGGCGAAGTCGTTTCGACCCGTGGCCGCAACCCGGACGAGACCCGTCGCTTCAATGCGACGGCAGGCGATCTGACCGACGGCAAGCCGGTAATCGTGCTCGTCAACGGTGGTTCTGCTTCGGCCTCTGAAATCGTCGCCGGTGCGCTGCAGGATCTGCGTCGCGCGACCGTGGTCGGCACCCGCTCCTTCGGCAAGGGTTCTGTCCAGACGATCATTCCGCTCGGCGAGGCCGGTGCGCTGCGCCTGACCACGGCGCTTTATTACACGCCGTCGGGCAAGTCGATCCAGGGTACGGGCATTACGCCTGACATCAAGGTTGAACAGCCGTTGCCGCCGGAATTGCAGGGCCGGGTGACCACCGAGGGTGAATCCAGCCTGACCGGCCACATCAAGGGACAGAGTGAAACGGACGAAGGTTCTGGTTCCTCCGCTTATGTTCCGCCGGAAGCCAAGGACGACATCCAGCTCAACTACGCGCTGGACCTGTTGCGCGGCAGCAAGACGGATCCGTCTTTCCCGCCGAACCCGGACAAGGCTGTGGTCAACAAGCAGTAAGATGGATGCGCCGGCCAGCCGGCGCATTTTCTCGATTGCCTAACCGTTTGGACGGATTTTTCATTGCCTTCGGACCTGCGAAAACCGCTTCTGGGTCGTCAGAAAAAAAGCGCCGGTATCAACCGGCGCTTTTCCGTCATTATGGTTCTGTCTGTGCTTGCTGTCCTTACACTTGGTGGGCTTTCCGTCTATACGGCGTTGTCTCCGGGCAATCTGCAGAAGACGGCGGCTGGTCCGGACACCCAACCCAAGCTCCCCGAAAATAAGCCGGAACCGGCGGCGACCGATGCCGGACCCCGCGATACCGCTGGTCTCCAGCCGGAAAGCGGACGCTCCGGCGCCAATATCAATCGGGCGACGATGCCGGACGGCAATGTCGTGTCGGTCTATTCTCCCCGCCCCCGGGACAGCGACGGACCCGTGTTGATGAGCGGCCAGACCTATGGTCAGGATCCGCGCATGGCCACGCGGCCTAATGATGCGTTGCTGGAAGAGACCGCCTTTGGCCGGCTGCCGGTCGTCGGTGCCGATGGGTTGCGGCCGATGGAGCAATATGCCCGGCCGTGGTCCGGCGCACGTGGCACCCGGGTGGCGATCGTGGTCGGCGGTCTCGGCCTCAGCCAGACGGGATCGCAAAAGGCGATCCGGGAATTGCCACCGGAGGTGACGCTCGGTTTCGCCGCCAGCGGCAACAGCCTGCAGCGCTGGATGCAGGAGGCGCGCCGTCAGGGTCATGAAATCCTTCTTCAGATACCGCTGGAGCCCTTCGGTTATCCCGGCACCAATCCCGGCCCGGATACGCTGCTGGCGGGCGATCCTGCCAAGGTCAACATGGACCGGCTGCACCGCTCCATGGCAAAAATCACCAATTATACCGGCGTCATGAATTATCTCGGCGGGCGCTTTCTTTCCGAACAGGCGGCGCTGGAGCCGGTGATGCGCGACATCGGCAAGCGCGGGCTGCTTTTTCTGGATGACGCCTCATCGGCGCAGTCGCTGAGCGGCGGGATCGCCAAGGCCATCTCCGCGCCGCAGGGTTTTGCCGATGTGCTGCTTGACGGCGAAGTGATCGAGGCCTCCATCCTGCGCAAGCTGGATGAGCTGGAGCGGATTGCGCGCCGCAACGGTCAGGCAATCGGTGTGGCGTCAGCTTTCGACGAAAGCATTGCCGCCATCTCGAAATGGTCGCGGGAAGCCGGTGGACGCGGTATCGAGATCGTCGGCGTTTCTGCGCTTGTTTCGCAGCAGGCGGGGCAGTAAACCTTGTGCGCGGCAATTTTCCGCGCCTTTTAGGCGCCCAGACAGTGCGGGTTTCCAATGACAATCAAAGCAGAAGATTTGCCTTACCGTCCCTGCGCGGGGATGATGGTTCTGAACGCCGAAGGCCTGGTCTGGGCCGGCCGGCGCATCAGTGAAGGTAACTCCGAATATGACGGGTCACCGCAATTGTGGCAGATGCCGCAAGGCGGTATCGACGACGGCGAGCGGCCTTTAACAGCCGCCATTCGCGAACTCTATGAAGAGACGGGCATGACATCGGTGACGTTGCTGGCGGAAGCCAGCGACTGGATTCACTATGATCTGCCGCCCGAACTGATCGGCATCGGTCTCAGAGGCAAATATCGCGGGCAGGCGCAACGCTGGTTTGCGTTTCGTTTCGATGGCGACGAAAGCGAAATCCAGATCGATCCGCCGCCGACCGGGCATACGGCTGAATTTGACGCCTGGGGCTGGAAACCGATGGAAAGCCTTCCCGAGCTGATCGTGCCGTTCAAGCGTGGGGTCTATGAGAAGGTGGTTGCGGAGTTCCGGCATCTCTCCGGCAAATAAAAAAGGCGGCCGTTGGCCGCCTTTTCCTTAGTCCATTGTGAGAGCTTATTCCGCTTCGTTGGCGGAATCGGCGTTGAGCTGGCCGTATTTTTCCTGGCCGATCTTGCCGAGCAGTTCGAGCTGGGTTTCGAGGAAGTCGATATGGCCTTCCTCGTCGATCAGCAGGGTTTCGAACAGCTTCATGGAGACATAGTCTCCGGCCTCGTGACAGATATCACGCGATTTCTTGTAGGAGGTGCGGGCGTCGTATTCGCCGGCGAGATCTGCTTCCAGCACTTCCTTGACGTTCTGGCCGATGCGCAGCGGAGCCAGGGTCTGAAGGTTGGGATGGCCTTCGAGGAAAATGATACGATCAATGATCTTGTCGGCGTGCTGCATCTCTTCGATGGATTCCGCACGCTCTTTCTTCGCGAGCTTGGTGTAACCCCAATCGTTCAGAAGCCGGTAGTGAAGCCAATATTGGTTTACTGCACCGAGTTCGAGGAATAGGGCCTCGTTAAGCCGCTCGATGACTTTTTTGTCGCCTTTCAATGTCCGCTCTCCTGTTCTCTTCATGGAATCGCTTCAAGCGGGACATAAAATCAAAAACATCGGCCTCAGTCGAGTGGCGACGGGCGTGATATTCTTCCGTGGTTTTGATGATCAGGTCGACAACGGTGGGAAAACAGCCGCAGCAACGGCCGCGCTTTTCCATGGCATGATACACTTTTGCAGGAACGATCAACTGCCAACAGTCTTCATCCAGGAGCTCGTTGATGACGTCCCGGATATCGTGATCGGTGATGTAATTGCAGCTGCAAACCAGCATGATGAACTGCCTGTATGACGCAACACGTTGTTTTAGTTCTTAAACCAAAACAGGACACCTACTGTCAAGAAAAACATCCCGCCTGATGGCCTCCAGTTTTCTAGACTCATTCTAAACTATACAAAAACTATCGTGTTTTCATTGGTTTAGCATTTTCATCATTGAGGTATTTTACATTCAAGTTTTTGTGCTTCGCAAAAACGCAAACGCTATTATCACGAAAAGTTTACTGCATTCGGCCGGTCCGGAGGCCGTGGTAATCCTTATCAGGCGAAATATTGCCCGCCATTGGCGGTCATCGTGGAGCCGGTGATGAAGCCGGCCTCGTCGGACACCAGGAAGAGGACGCAGCGTGCGATTTCCTCCGGTTCGCCTAGTCGCCCAACGGGAATCTGCGGCACAATCCGTTCGGCCAGCACTTTCTCCGGTATCGCTCTCACCATCTCCGTGCCGATATAGCCGGGGCAGATCGCGTTGACGGTGATGTTGCGGCTGGCACCTTCCTGGGCAAGCGCCTTGGTGAAGCCGATATCGCCGGCCTTCGAAGCGGAATAGTTCGCCTGGCCGGCCTGGCCCTTCTGGCCGTTGATCGAGGATATATTGACGATGCGCCCAAAGCCGCGGTCGCGCATGCCCGGCCAGACGGGATGCGTCATGTTGAAGACGCCGGTGAGATTGGTGTCGATCACCTCGCGCCATTGCTGCGGCGACATCTTGTGAAACATGGCATCGCGGGTGATGCCGGCATTGTTGACGAGGACCTCAACGGGACCGAGGGTTTCTTCCACCTTCGCTATGCCGTTCACGCAGGCGTCGTAGTCGCGCACATCCCACTGAAATGCCGGAATGCCGGTGTCTTTCTGGAATGCTTCCGCCCTGTCCGTCGTGAAGGCATAATTGACGGCGACCCGGTAACCGGCCGCCTGCAAGGCGCGGGCGATTGCAGCGCCGATGCCGCTCGTTCCACCCGAAATCAACGCAACCCGGCTCATATCGGCCTCCATGACCTGTCACTGAAGCGCCTGCATATGCGCGGATGCTTCAATCCTGCTCAACTTTTTTGTCGTGCTCAACGGCCATAGAAATGCGGCCAATGGGAGGCCGCTTCTACCCTATTGTTCGCCGAACCGGAATTGCTTTTTGGAAGCCGCGTTGCTGCCGTCAGAGCGCCTCGATGCACATGGCGACACCCATGCCGCCGCCGATACAAAGCGTTGCGAGACCCTTCGATACGTTGCGGCGGCGCATCTCGAAAATCAATGTATTGAGGACACGTGCGCCGGAAGCGCCAATCGGATGGCCGATGGCAATGGCCCCGCCGTTGACGTTGACGATATCAGGATCGAGGCCCAGTTCGCGCACCACGGCGCAGGACTGGGCGGCAAAGGCTTCGTTGGCTTCCACAAGGCCGATATCGTTTATCGACCAGCCGGCCTTGGCGAGCGCCTTGCGGGAGGCGGGGATGGGGCCCGTGCCCATGATCTGCGGATCGACGCCCGCCGTTGCCCAGGAGACGATACGCGCCAGAGGCTGGATGCCGCGCTTTGCAGCTTCCTGCTCCGACATCAACAGTGTGGCGGCTGCGCCGTCATTCAGGCCGGAGGCATTGCCGGCCGTGACGGTGCCTTCCTTGTCGAAGGCGGGGCGCAGCTTGGCCATGGTTTCCAGCGAAGCGCCATGACGGATATGTTCGTCCGCATCGATGACGATATCGGCCTTGCGGCCTTTTACCGTGAAGGCCACGATCTCGTCCGTAAAGCGTCCGGCGTTCTGTGCCGCTTCGGCCTTGTTTTGCGATGCGACGGCGAACTGGTCCTGTTCATCGCGAGAGAGCTGCCATTGGCGGGCGATGTTTTCGGCGGTAATGCCCATGTGGTAACCATAAAAGGCGTCGGTCAGGCCGTCTTTCAGCATGGTGTCGATCATCTTGAAATCGCCCATCTTCACGCCGCCGCGCAGATGCGCGCAATGGGGAGCCATGGACATGGATTCCTGCCCGCCGGCAATGACGATGGCTGCGTCGCCTGTCACGATCTGCTGCATGCCGAGGGCAACGGCGCGCAGGCCCGAACCGCAGAGCTGATTGAGGCCGAAGGCGGTTGCTTCCTGAGGGATACCGGCCTTCATCGCCGCCTGTCGTGCCGGGTTCTGCCCCTCACCTGCGGTGAGGACCTGTCCAAGGATGACTTCATCGATTTCACCTGCCGCAACACCGGCGCGTTCCAGCACCGCGTTGATGACGGTTGCCCCAAGTTCATGGGCGGGCGTATTGGCGAAATGGCCATTAAAAGAACCGACGGCGGTGCGGGCGGCGCTGGCAATCACGATTGAAGGCAGGGACATCTATTTTCTCCTCACAAGCGGGCGGAGACTGGCAAAGCTTTCAATGCAAGTCAAATGCCGAAAGTTGCTTTAAAAGATGTTGCTAAATCACGCTGGAATCTTGCGAAAAATTGCTGCGCAAAAAACAAACTGTTGCGATGCACAAAACATTTGTCAGAGGGCTTGTTTTGCGCATACACTTTGCAGCGGGAAGAGCAATAACACCAAAAAACAAAAAAATACCATCATCGCGAGGAGGCGGGCATGGCGAAACACGACGGCGAAACAATCATTAAAAAATATGCCAACCGGCGGCTCTACAATACCGGAACCAGCACCTATGTGACGCTCGACGATCTGGCGCAGATGGTCAAGCGCGGCGAGGATTTCAAGGTTCAGGACGCCAAGTCCTCCGAAGACATTACCCATGCGGTGCTGACGCAGATCATCGTCGAGCAGGAGGCCAAAACCGGCAATACGCTGCTGCCCACGGCGTTTCTGCGGCAATTGATCTCCTATTATGGCGATCAGAT
Proteins encoded in this window:
- a CDS encoding S41 family peptidase, with the protein product MIRKVSLLLIGGLMGATAMSVIYSASMPAQAAGPSTYKELSIFGDVFERVRAQYVTPPDDEKLVENAINGMLSSLDPHSSFMNAKDANDMRTQTKGEFGGLGIEVTMENELVKVITPIDDTPASRAGILSGDFISEIDGTPVRGLKLEQAVEKMRGAVKTPIKLTIIRQGADKPLEFTVMRDVIAVRAVKSRVEGDNVGYLRVISFTEKTYDDLEKAIKKIKADVPADKLKGYVLDLRLNPGGLLDQAINVSDAFLERGEVVSTRGRNPDETRRFNATAGDLTDGKPVIVLVNGGSASASEIVAGALQDLRRATVVGTRSFGKGSVQTIIPLGEAGALRLTTALYYTPSGKSIQGTGITPDIKVEQPLPPELQGRVTTEGESSLTGHIKGQSETDEGSGSSAYVPPEAKDDIQLNYALDLLRGSKTDPSFPPNPDKAVVNKQ
- a CDS encoding divergent polysaccharide deacetylase family protein, producing MPSDLRKPLLGRQKKSAGINRRFSVIMVLSVLAVLTLGGLSVYTALSPGNLQKTAAGPDTQPKLPENKPEPAATDAGPRDTAGLQPESGRSGANINRATMPDGNVVSVYSPRPRDSDGPVLMSGQTYGQDPRMATRPNDALLEETAFGRLPVVGADGLRPMEQYARPWSGARGTRVAIVVGGLGLSQTGSQKAIRELPPEVTLGFAASGNSLQRWMQEARRQGHEILLQIPLEPFGYPGTNPGPDTLLAGDPAKVNMDRLHRSMAKITNYTGVMNYLGGRFLSEQAALEPVMRDIGKRGLLFLDDASSAQSLSGGIAKAISAPQGFADVLLDGEVIEASILRKLDELERIARRNGQAIGVASAFDESIAAISKWSREAGGRGIEIVGVSALVSQQAGQ
- a CDS encoding RNA pyrophosphohydrolase, whose amino-acid sequence is MTIKAEDLPYRPCAGMMVLNAEGLVWAGRRISEGNSEYDGSPQLWQMPQGGIDDGERPLTAAIRELYEETGMTSVTLLAEASDWIHYDLPPELIGIGLRGKYRGQAQRWFAFRFDGDESEIQIDPPPTGHTAEFDAWGWKPMESLPELIVPFKRGVYEKVVAEFRHLSGK
- the bfr gene encoding bacterioferritin, with protein sequence MKGDKKVIERLNEALFLELGAVNQYWLHYRLLNDWGYTKLAKKERAESIEEMQHADKIIDRIIFLEGHPNLQTLAPLRIGQNVKEVLEADLAGEYDARTSYKKSRDICHEAGDYVSMKLFETLLIDEEGHIDFLETQLELLGKIGQEKYGQLNADSANEAE
- a CDS encoding (2Fe-2S)-binding protein, with the protein product MLVCSCNYITDHDIRDVINELLDEDCWQLIVPAKVYHAMEKRGRCCGCFPTVVDLIIKTTEEYHARRHSTEADVFDFMSRLKRFHEENRRADIERRQKSHRAA
- the phbB gene encoding acetoacetyl-CoA reductase; the protein is MSRVALISGGTSGIGAAIARALQAAGYRVAVNYAFTTDRAEAFQKDTGIPAFQWDVRDYDACVNGIAKVEETLGPVEVLVNNAGITRDAMFHKMSPQQWREVIDTNLTGVFNMTHPVWPGMRDRGFGRIVNISSINGQKGQAGQANYSASKAGDIGFTKALAQEGASRNITVNAICPGYIGTEMVRAIPEKVLAERIVPQIPVGRLGEPEEIARCVLFLVSDEAGFITGSTMTANGGQYFA
- a CDS encoding acetyl-CoA C-acetyltransferase; the encoded protein is MSLPSIVIASAARTAVGSFNGHFANTPAHELGATVINAVLERAGVAAGEIDEVILGQVLTAGEGQNPARQAAMKAGIPQEATAFGLNQLCGSGLRAVALGMQQIVTGDAAIVIAGGQESMSMAPHCAHLRGGVKMGDFKMIDTMLKDGLTDAFYGYHMGITAENIARQWQLSRDEQDQFAVASQNKAEAAQNAGRFTDEIVAFTVKGRKADIVIDADEHIRHGASLETMAKLRPAFDKEGTVTAGNASGLNDGAAATLLMSEQEAAKRGIQPLARIVSWATAGVDPQIMGTGPIPASRKALAKAGWSINDIGLVEANEAFAAQSCAVVRELGLDPDIVNVNGGAIAIGHPIGASGARVLNTLIFEMRRRNVSKGLATLCIGGGMGVAMCIEAL